The following proteins come from a genomic window of Edaphobacter sp. 4G125:
- a CDS encoding homocysteine S-methyltransferase family protein: MTTNRQHPLEKILENRIAIIDGAMGTTIRTYDMKEADIRGERFKGAKKDLLNNGDLFSLTQPKMIGDIHRRFLEAGADIIETNTFGATSISQSEFFVDDPREHGGRKDPEFYQKIVDDRFLDDLAWEINEQSSRQCREWADRVANETGRQRFVAGAIGPLTVSLSNSPDADDPGFRVVTFDQVKKAYAQQVRALIAGGSDLLLIETIFDSLNAKAALVAIREVFDEDGLTAQGRELPIMISAAVGRGGETMISAQTVEAFWNAVEHAKPLSVGLNCSLGPDLMYPFLEELSSKADVAVSAYPNAGLPNPLSPTGFDLNPEDMGRYLGDFASGGLINFAGGCCGNTPEHIAAIAKALEGKAPRQIHRIEAAA, from the coding sequence ATGACCACGAACCGTCAGCATCCTCTGGAAAAAATTCTCGAGAACCGAATTGCCATTATTGATGGCGCGATGGGTACGACCATCCGTACCTATGACATGAAGGAAGCGGACATCAGGGGAGAGCGTTTTAAGGGTGCGAAGAAGGACCTGCTGAATAATGGTGATCTCTTCTCTCTGACACAGCCGAAGATGATCGGCGATATCCATCGCCGGTTTCTGGAGGCTGGGGCAGACATTATCGAGACAAATACATTTGGAGCGACGAGCATCTCGCAGAGCGAGTTTTTTGTGGATGATCCGCGAGAGCATGGTGGCCGGAAGGACCCTGAGTTTTACCAGAAGATCGTTGATGATCGTTTTCTCGACGATTTGGCCTGGGAGATCAACGAGCAATCCTCTCGTCAGTGCCGCGAGTGGGCGGACCGCGTTGCGAATGAGACTGGGCGCCAGCGCTTTGTGGCAGGAGCCATTGGACCGTTGACCGTGTCGTTGTCGAACTCGCCGGATGCCGACGATCCCGGCTTCCGGGTGGTGACCTTTGATCAGGTGAAGAAGGCTTATGCGCAGCAGGTGCGCGCGCTGATTGCTGGAGGCTCTGACCTGCTTCTGATCGAGACGATCTTCGATTCGCTCAACGCCAAAGCTGCGTTGGTCGCCATTCGAGAGGTTTTCGACGAGGACGGTTTGACGGCGCAGGGAAGAGAGCTGCCGATCATGATCTCGGCTGCCGTGGGACGTGGTGGCGAAACGATGATTTCTGCCCAGACGGTCGAAGCTTTCTGGAATGCAGTGGAACATGCCAAGCCTCTCTCGGTTGGACTGAACTGTTCATTGGGGCCGGATCTGATGTATCCCTTTTTAGAAGAACTGTCTTCGAAGGCTGATGTTGCGGTTTCGGCTTATCCAAATGCGGGATTACCCAATCCTCTTTCGCCGACGGGATTCGATCTCAACCCCGAGGACATGGGGCGTTACCTTGGCGATTTTGCGAGCGGTGGCCTGATTAACTTCGCAGGCGGCTGCTGCGGGAATACTCCTGAGCACATTGCGGCGATTGCGAAGGCGCTTGAGGGGAAGGCTCCGCGACAAATCCACCGGATTGAGGCTGCAGCGTGA
- the thrC gene encoding threonine synthase — MSYSCTSTAYELKCNECGKGFGNQPLSACPDCLAPLEVMYDLDSARGVFTREAIAKGPANIWRYATLLPIPKGCDPDLPVGFTPLVRAKRLGKRIGANNLYVKNDAVCFPTLSFKDRVVSVALANAQGFGFDTVGCSSTGNLANAVAAQAVRLGLKACILVPADLEPAKILNTQVYGARLVRIDGNYDHVNRLCTLIADEYNWGFVNVNLRPYYAEGSKTVGYEIAEQLGWRLPDNVVVPMAGGSLIRKIRKAFQELIYLGLVEDKPVRFFGAQATGCSPISHAVKQGWDYIEPQRPNTIARSLAIGNPADGPAAAKMIRQTGGWAEDVSDIEVVSGIQELAESEGIFTETAGGVTTAVTARLYSHGRISPDEITVSVITGNGLKTTDALAGHYQQERAIRPRLADFDAYLRELDGIAEPALVAAGEN; from the coding sequence ATGAGCTATTCGTGTACGTCGACCGCGTATGAGTTGAAGTGCAATGAGTGCGGCAAGGGATTTGGGAACCAGCCCCTCTCAGCATGCCCAGATTGTCTGGCACCTCTTGAGGTGATGTACGATCTCGACTCTGCACGCGGCGTCTTTACTCGAGAAGCGATAGCGAAAGGACCGGCAAATATCTGGCGCTATGCGACGCTGCTGCCGATTCCGAAGGGATGTGACCCGGACCTTCCAGTTGGCTTCACTCCTCTGGTTCGTGCAAAGCGTTTAGGAAAGCGCATTGGCGCAAACAATCTCTACGTCAAGAATGATGCAGTCTGCTTTCCCACGCTCAGCTTCAAGGATCGAGTCGTCTCAGTTGCCTTGGCCAACGCACAAGGATTTGGTTTTGACACGGTCGGCTGCTCCTCCACAGGCAACCTTGCCAACGCTGTTGCGGCACAGGCCGTGCGGCTTGGATTGAAGGCATGTATTCTGGTTCCCGCAGACCTTGAGCCGGCGAAGATCCTCAACACGCAGGTCTACGGCGCTCGTCTGGTGCGTATCGATGGCAACTACGATCATGTCAACCGCCTTTGCACTCTGATCGCGGACGAATACAACTGGGGCTTCGTAAACGTCAATCTACGCCCGTATTACGCGGAAGGTTCGAAGACCGTTGGGTATGAGATTGCAGAGCAGCTGGGTTGGCGCCTTCCCGACAATGTTGTCGTCCCGATGGCAGGGGGATCGCTGATTCGCAAGATCAGAAAAGCATTCCAGGAACTGATCTACCTCGGTCTGGTCGAGGACAAGCCCGTCCGCTTTTTTGGCGCGCAGGCTACTGGATGCTCTCCGATTTCGCATGCAGTCAAGCAGGGTTGGGATTACATCGAACCGCAGCGTCCGAATACGATTGCCCGCTCGCTCGCGATCGGAAACCCGGCAGATGGTCCAGCTGCCGCCAAGATGATTCGACAGACAGGCGGATGGGCCGAGGATGTCTCCGACATCGAGGTTGTCTCCGGAATCCAGGAACTCGCCGAGTCGGAAGGCATCTTTACAGAGACTGCGGGTGGTGTCACCACAGCCGTGACAGCACGTCTCTACTCCCACGGAAGAATTTCACCCGACGAGATTACCGTCAGCGTGATTACAGGCAATGGACTCAAGACGACCGACGCGCTGGCAGGACATTATCAGCAGGAGCGTGCGATTCGTCCTCGCCTGGCCGATTTCGACGCCTACCTTCGCGAGTTGGATGGCATAGCCGAACCCGCACTTGTTGCAGCAGGAGAAAACTGA
- a CDS encoding ATP-binding protein, protein MADSTTSRVSYTLDSTLDSVNKVEQTAEQYAQRAGFDEETIPYIAMAVREATVNAVLHGNAYDTNKHITASFETTAEDLVIRITDQGPGLDPTTLPDPLAPENILRGSGRGIFLIRAFMDEVNFRQLHPGTELTLIKHRTPAKSGT, encoded by the coding sequence TTGGCCGACTCAACGACAAGCCGCGTTAGTTACACGTTGGATTCAACCCTGGATAGCGTCAATAAGGTTGAACAGACAGCTGAGCAGTACGCCCAGCGCGCTGGCTTTGATGAAGAGACGATTCCCTATATCGCCATGGCAGTGCGCGAAGCGACAGTCAATGCCGTCTTGCACGGAAACGCCTACGATACCAACAAGCACATCACGGCATCGTTTGAAACCACCGCCGAAGACCTCGTGATCCGCATCACCGACCAGGGGCCAGGATTAGATCCGACCACCCTTCCGGACCCCTTGGCGCCAGAGAACATCTTGCGGGGATCGGGACGCGGCATCTTTTTGATTCGGGCCTTTATGGATGAGGTAAACTTTCGCCAGTTACATCCTGGCACCGAGTTGACCCTCATCAAGCACCGCACACCCGCGAAGTCGGGGACCTAA
- a CDS encoding CgeB family protein: protein MKILYAASLSPNDSALYRQWALERLGHEIVPLNFLPYMPQNPLLHRIVYRAVLGPHVDRFNRDVIELAERERPDVLWADKLLWMRPRTLDRLRGMGITLVSYMIDNPFGPRQDPGWRVYMKSIPHYDLHVVQRDKNIADYRSRGARDVIKIQTAYEPTIHFPPPEGWSDRDRDREVSFVGTPYDDRADTLARLSNEFGVTISGNGRQWRRALGPEAFSKLYREGELYRQQYREAIWRSKINLSFITHSNQDEFVHKSFEIAACGGFLLAERSQGHMDRFVEGEEAIFFTGFDELAEKIRRYLPDEEARARIATAGQRRAQQDGYHNDRQVELIVERVESIMHSARS from the coding sequence ATGAAGATTCTTTACGCTGCGAGCCTTTCTCCGAACGACTCGGCGTTGTACCGGCAATGGGCGCTGGAGCGCCTGGGACACGAGATCGTTCCCCTGAATTTCCTCCCTTACATGCCTCAAAATCCCCTATTGCACCGCATCGTATACCGAGCGGTGCTGGGGCCGCACGTAGACCGGTTTAACCGGGATGTGATTGAGCTTGCTGAGCGGGAGCGCCCCGACGTGCTCTGGGCCGATAAGCTGCTGTGGATGCGCCCCCGTACTCTTGACCGGCTTCGTGGGATGGGGATTACGCTCGTCAGCTATATGATCGACAACCCCTTTGGTCCACGTCAGGATCCGGGTTGGAGGGTGTATATGAAGAGCATCCCCCATTACGATCTCCACGTCGTGCAACGCGATAAAAATATCGCCGATTATCGCTCGCGAGGCGCAAGAGACGTCATCAAGATCCAGACGGCGTATGAGCCTACGATCCATTTCCCCCCGCCAGAGGGGTGGTCGGATCGGGACCGCGACCGGGAGGTATCGTTCGTTGGCACGCCGTATGACGATCGCGCCGATACGCTGGCACGGCTGTCAAATGAGTTTGGGGTGACGATCTCAGGCAATGGACGGCAATGGCGACGCGCACTTGGACCAGAGGCGTTTTCGAAGCTCTATCGCGAAGGAGAGTTATACCGACAGCAGTATCGGGAGGCGATCTGGCGATCGAAGATTAATCTGAGCTTTATCACTCACTCCAACCAGGACGAGTTTGTCCATAAGAGCTTTGAGATTGCGGCCTGCGGAGGGTTTCTGCTCGCCGAGCGCTCCCAGGGGCATATGGACCGGTTTGTGGAAGGAGAAGAGGCGATCTTCTTTACCGGCTTTGACGAACTCGCCGAGAAGATCCGTCGCTACCTGCCGGACGAAGAGGCCAGGGCACGTATCGCCACCGCTGGACAGAGGCGGGCGCAGCAGGATGGTTATCACAATGACCGTCAGGTCGAGTTGATCGTCGAGCGCGTGGAATCGATTATGCACTCGGCGCGCAGCTGA
- a CDS encoding TPM domain-containing protein produces MNRITRWLGIVVLLVLPLAVSAESVKSLPAPTGYINDFAGVLSPATKQQMETLCSQVDRQAHAQIAVVTIKTLDDDQTIEEFATELEDKWGVGNKDDRGVLMVLVMHPRRGRIEVGYGLEGILNDAKVGDIGRSMVPAANQGDYDTAVPLGVRQLASIIAADAGVALTIPGQQYRRQPVREEPTPLSLTQVLIGGGVILLLLFFLARTGNLGLIFFLLGNIMGGGRGGYYRGGGDDRDGWGGGGGGGGFGGFGGGRSGGGGASF; encoded by the coding sequence ATGAACCGAATCACACGATGGTTGGGGATCGTTGTACTGCTGGTGTTGCCACTGGCAGTGTCGGCTGAGTCGGTGAAATCTCTTCCGGCTCCCACCGGCTATATCAACGATTTTGCGGGAGTGCTTTCGCCTGCAACGAAGCAGCAGATGGAGACGCTGTGCAGTCAGGTAGATCGCCAGGCGCATGCGCAGATCGCCGTTGTCACCATCAAGACGCTGGATGACGACCAGACGATCGAAGAGTTTGCCACTGAACTGGAAGACAAATGGGGAGTCGGAAATAAGGACGATCGCGGTGTGTTGATGGTCCTTGTCATGCACCCGAGGCGTGGCCGCATTGAGGTGGGCTATGGGCTTGAGGGCATCCTGAATGACGCCAAGGTCGGTGATATTGGGCGTTCCATGGTTCCTGCGGCCAATCAGGGAGACTACGACACGGCCGTTCCTCTGGGGGTAAGGCAGCTTGCGTCGATCATTGCTGCCGATGCAGGGGTGGCGCTGACGATTCCAGGACAGCAGTATCGCAGGCAGCCAGTCCGAGAAGAACCTACGCCTCTTAGCTTGACCCAGGTTCTGATCGGCGGCGGAGTGATTCTGCTTCTTCTCTTCTTCCTGGCTCGTACAGGCAACCTGGGGCTCATCTTCTTTCTTCTTGGGAATATTATGGGCGGCGGGAGAGGAGGGTATTACCGTGGAGGTGGCGACGACCGCGATGGTTGGGGTGGCGGTGGCGGCGGTGGAGGATTTGGCGGGTTTGGTGGTGGTCGCTCCGGAGGTGGGGGAGCCAGCTTTTAG
- a CDS encoding STAS domain-containing protein, producing the protein MSMKVSTRQVDGVTILDLSGRITLGEGSVTIRDAVRDLLAKGQQKILLNLADVNYIDSSGIGELVSAFTTVKNAGGELKLLNLTKKVQDLLQITKLYTVFDVRDDEASAISSFTR; encoded by the coding sequence ATGAGCATGAAAGTATCTACTCGCCAAGTGGACGGCGTCACCATTCTGGATTTGAGCGGACGTATTACCCTCGGCGAAGGCAGTGTAACGATTCGCGATGCAGTCCGCGACCTTTTGGCTAAAGGACAGCAGAAGATTCTGCTCAACCTGGCCGATGTGAACTACATCGACAGCTCGGGTATTGGCGAGCTGGTCAGCGCCTTCACCACGGTCAAGAACGCCGGTGGCGAACTAAAGCTGCTGAATCTCACCAAGAAGGTTCAGGACCTGTTGCAGATCACCAAGCTCTATACCGTCTTCGACGTGCGCGATGACGAGGCTTCTGCAATCTCTTCCTTCACCCGCTAA
- a CDS encoding DUF4142 domain-containing protein — protein sequence MTRILSMFVFSSVLGLTPTILAQSDPMGIPASQTQPNQPGRVQAPTTSLQDSSGAPNDTIQHMKDKMFVRKAAEGGLGDVQLGKLASEKGASEDVKSFGQKMVDDHTQLNKEMAELADTIGTMLPKKMGKADQTEYEKLNGLSGEDFDKEYIAYMVKDHHEDLREFRIASTSTTDSEVKNVADRGARLIHDHMVMVDKMAHDRGIPMPGHRPKPEVSSGQMPPSAQ from the coding sequence ATGACTCGTATTCTCTCTATGTTTGTATTTAGTTCTGTGCTTGGCCTGACGCCCACGATTCTGGCGCAATCCGATCCGATGGGAATTCCTGCTTCTCAGACGCAGCCGAATCAGCCGGGGCGGGTGCAGGCCCCGACGACATCGCTACAGGACTCCAGTGGAGCTCCAAATGACACGATTCAACACATGAAGGACAAGATGTTTGTTCGGAAGGCAGCGGAAGGTGGGCTGGGCGATGTTCAGTTAGGGAAGCTGGCTTCGGAGAAGGGGGCGAGCGAAGATGTGAAGTCGTTTGGACAAAAGATGGTCGATGATCACACTCAACTGAACAAGGAGATGGCTGAGCTGGCGGATACCATCGGTACGATGTTGCCGAAGAAGATGGGGAAGGCAGACCAAACTGAGTACGAGAAGCTGAATGGACTTTCGGGAGAGGATTTCGACAAGGAATATATCGCCTATATGGTGAAAGACCACCACGAGGACCTACGTGAGTTTCGGATAGCATCCACCAGCACGACGGATTCAGAGGTGAAGAATGTTGCAGATCGCGGAGCGCGACTGATTCACGATCACATGGTGATGGTGGACAAGATGGCGCATGACCGGGGAATTCCAATGCCAGGACATCGTCCCAAACCCGAAGTAAGCTCTGGGCAGATGCCTCCTTCGGCCCAATAG
- a CDS encoding molybdopterin-dependent oxidoreductase, producing the protein MRISRFAVILALVLSPTNNFLYSQTPAGHEHKKAIPSTELQLTIDGKTTTVTQAELAVLPQKSVTVHNPHTQKDETYTGAALGDLLAKHGFAVGQATHRTMLRSYITAEGTDKYWVLYSVTEIEPSEHSADVIIATSMNGQPLGEDGQLKLVASADKKPQRWVRNLAAIRLVTVAE; encoded by the coding sequence ATGAGAATCTCTCGTTTTGCCGTTATCCTTGCCCTGGTTCTGTCTCCGACCAACAACTTCCTTTACAGCCAAACGCCAGCAGGACATGAGCACAAAAAGGCCATTCCCTCCACGGAGCTGCAACTCACGATCGACGGTAAAACCACAACCGTAACTCAGGCCGAATTGGCCGTTCTGCCGCAAAAGAGCGTTACCGTACACAACCCGCACACACAAAAAGACGAAACCTATACTGGAGCAGCCTTGGGAGATCTGCTTGCAAAACATGGCTTCGCCGTGGGGCAGGCAACTCACCGCACAATGCTGCGCAGTTATATCACTGCCGAGGGAACAGACAAGTACTGGGTCTTGTACTCCGTGACCGAAATCGAACCGTCGGAACACTCTGCCGACGTCATTATCGCTACTTCGATGAATGGTCAGCCGCTTGGCGAAGATGGACAGCTCAAACTCGTTGCCAGCGCCGACAAGAAACCTCAACGCTGGGTCCGAAATCTTGCAGCAATTCGTCTGGTGACCGTCGCGGAATAA
- a CDS encoding LemA family protein: protein MKPLWIVLGVVGLIILLLLFAGGSYVSTKNTLVQKNEAINQAYSQVNVVQQRRLDLIPNLVASVKGYVAEESSVLTNIANARAGVLAAGSDHSANIDANRKLDVALGPFFRLQEQYPNLKGNDQFMRLNDELAGTENRIAVERQRYNRVLEDYNVYVRQFPNSIWAGMAGFHYRDEYFRGNPENSVAPKVDFSK from the coding sequence ATGAAGCCTTTATGGATTGTTTTGGGTGTTGTTGGCCTCATCATCCTTCTGCTGCTTTTTGCAGGCGGAAGTTACGTGAGCACCAAAAATACTCTGGTGCAAAAGAACGAAGCGATCAACCAAGCCTATTCGCAGGTTAACGTGGTGCAGCAGCGGCGTCTGGACCTGATTCCGAACCTGGTGGCTTCGGTGAAAGGTTATGTGGCGGAAGAGTCCAGCGTTCTTACGAATATCGCCAATGCCCGTGCAGGTGTGTTGGCGGCTGGTTCTGACCATTCGGCTAACATCGATGCCAACCGCAAGCTGGATGTCGCCCTGGGGCCGTTCTTCCGGCTACAGGAGCAGTATCCCAACCTGAAGGGCAACGACCAGTTCATGCGGCTGAATGACGAACTGGCGGGAACGGAAAACAGGATTGCGGTCGAACGGCAGCGATACAACCGGGTGCTGGAGGACTACAATGTCTACGTCCGGCAGTTCCCCAACAGCATCTGGGCCGGCATGGCTGGCTTCCACTACCGTGACGAGTATTTCAGGGGGAACCCGGAGAACAGTGTCGCGCCCAAGGTCGACTTCTCTAAATAA
- the metH gene encoding methionine synthase: MSEGTLASQKFRPLRLSGSQPFTQQQNVFIMIGERTNVAGSPKFAKLIKNGKYEEAVSIARQQVENGANVLDICMDEGMIDGVTAMTRFLQLLASEPEVAKAPFMVDSSKWEVIEAGLKCLQGKGIVNSISLKEGEEKFRQNARTVLKYGAAVVVMAFDEQGQAATYEDKIRICERAYRILVEVGLSPEDIIFDPNVLTVATGMEEHNNYAVDFINATRWIKSNLPNAKVSGGISNISFSFRGNNKVREAMHAAFLYHAIAAGLDMGIVNAGQLEIYEEIEPELKEMVEDVLLNRRPDATERLVDFGEALKAAGTDAVATEKKAEAWRSGTVEERLTHALVKGIDAYIEADTEEARAKLGRPLLVIEGPLMDGMGVVGDLFGAGKMFLPQVVKSARVMKKAVAYLTPFMEEEKRELAAAGYEVRTQGKIVLATVKGDVHDIGKNIVGVVLACNNYEVIDLGVMVPAEKILERAKEVRADIVGLSGLITPSLDEMVHVAREMERQGFKQPLLIGGATTSRAHTAIKIAPHYSAPVVHVVDASRAVPVSTSLLSEENRDAFVEQHRAEYEAVRKAHAAPRLKAVPLTEARSRRTPIEWRTEDIPAPSFTGVRVLDDFPLATLREFIDWSPFFHAWGLKGVYPRIFEHEEYGSQARQLFQEGNALLDRIIEEKLITARGVYGLFPANAMGDDVVLYTDSTRSAELTRFHFLRQQVNREGSEPCRSLVDFIAPKETGFADHIGAFAVTSGIGLKDWCEHLRASNDDYMAIMAEAVADRLAEAFAECLHKCVREEWGYGRSEKLSNDDLIHEKYRGIRPAPGYPACPDHTEKGTIWELLDVEKNTGIQITESFAMWPGSSISGLYFAHPESRYFSLGKIDRDQVADYHERKGMTVAEVERWLSQSLNYDPQQG; the protein is encoded by the coding sequence ATGAGCGAAGGAACCTTAGCAAGTCAGAAGTTTCGTCCACTCCGTCTTTCAGGATCGCAGCCGTTCACGCAGCAACAGAACGTCTTCATCATGATCGGCGAGCGGACGAACGTTGCCGGCTCGCCAAAGTTCGCCAAGCTCATCAAAAACGGGAAGTACGAAGAAGCTGTAAGCATCGCGCGGCAGCAGGTGGAGAATGGCGCGAATGTGCTCGACATCTGCATGGATGAGGGCATGATCGATGGTGTGACCGCGATGACTCGCTTTCTGCAACTGCTGGCCAGCGAGCCGGAGGTTGCGAAGGCTCCCTTTATGGTCGATTCCTCCAAGTGGGAAGTCATAGAAGCTGGCCTGAAGTGCCTTCAAGGCAAGGGAATCGTCAACTCAATTTCTTTGAAAGAAGGCGAGGAGAAGTTTCGTCAGAATGCCCGCACGGTTCTGAAGTACGGCGCTGCTGTGGTCGTGATGGCGTTTGACGAGCAAGGGCAGGCCGCCACATATGAGGACAAGATCCGTATCTGTGAACGTGCTTATCGCATTCTGGTTGAGGTAGGACTTTCGCCGGAAGACATTATCTTCGATCCGAACGTCCTGACCGTTGCTACGGGCATGGAGGAGCATAACAACTACGCTGTTGACTTCATCAATGCCACACGCTGGATCAAATCCAATCTTCCGAACGCCAAGGTTTCGGGTGGCATCTCGAATATCTCGTTCAGCTTTCGCGGAAACAACAAGGTTCGCGAGGCGATGCACGCAGCATTTCTGTATCACGCGATTGCTGCAGGGCTGGATATGGGGATCGTCAACGCCGGCCAGTTGGAGATCTATGAGGAGATTGAGCCCGAACTGAAGGAGATGGTTGAGGATGTGTTGCTCAATCGCCGTCCTGATGCTACCGAACGACTCGTCGATTTTGGAGAAGCCCTCAAAGCAGCAGGCACCGACGCGGTAGCAACGGAGAAGAAGGCTGAGGCGTGGCGCAGCGGCACGGTAGAAGAGCGCCTGACCCACGCTCTGGTCAAAGGGATCGACGCCTACATTGAGGCTGACACCGAAGAAGCTCGCGCCAAGCTGGGGCGGCCATTGCTGGTGATCGAAGGACCTCTGATGGATGGCATGGGTGTTGTCGGCGATCTGTTTGGCGCTGGCAAGATGTTTCTGCCGCAGGTGGTCAAATCTGCCCGCGTGATGAAGAAGGCTGTGGCCTACCTGACCCCCTTTATGGAAGAGGAGAAGCGAGAGCTGGCTGCGGCAGGTTATGAGGTCAGGACGCAGGGGAAGATTGTGCTCGCCACAGTGAAGGGTGACGTCCACGACATCGGGAAGAACATCGTTGGTGTGGTGCTGGCGTGCAACAACTATGAGGTCATCGATCTCGGTGTGATGGTTCCGGCGGAAAAGATTCTGGAACGCGCCAAAGAGGTGAGGGCCGACATCGTTGGCTTGAGCGGTCTGATTACTCCGTCTCTGGATGAGATGGTGCACGTCGCTCGCGAGATGGAGCGCCAGGGGTTCAAGCAGCCTCTTCTCATCGGAGGCGCCACCACTAGCCGCGCGCATACTGCGATCAAGATTGCGCCGCATTACAGCGCTCCTGTTGTGCATGTCGTCGATGCCAGCCGCGCGGTTCCTGTATCCACGAGCCTGCTTAGCGAAGAGAACAGAGATGCATTTGTTGAGCAGCACCGCGCTGAATATGAAGCCGTTCGCAAGGCCCATGCTGCGCCTCGCCTGAAGGCGGTTCCTCTGACGGAAGCTCGATCAAGACGAACTCCCATTGAATGGCGGACGGAAGATATTCCCGCGCCATCGTTCACGGGCGTAAGAGTGCTCGATGATTTTCCCCTTGCAACCTTGCGCGAGTTCATTGACTGGTCCCCGTTCTTCCACGCATGGGGATTGAAGGGAGTCTATCCCCGAATCTTTGAGCATGAAGAGTATGGATCCCAGGCGCGCCAGTTGTTCCAGGAGGGGAATGCGCTGCTGGATCGCATTATTGAAGAGAAGCTGATTACCGCGCGTGGAGTCTACGGTCTTTTCCCCGCGAATGCGATGGGCGATGATGTCGTTCTCTATACCGACAGCACACGCTCTGCAGAGTTGACCCGTTTTCACTTTCTGCGGCAGCAGGTCAACCGTGAAGGCAGTGAGCCATGCCGGTCGCTCGTGGACTTTATTGCTCCGAAAGAGACGGGATTCGCTGACCATATCGGTGCTTTTGCCGTGACCAGTGGAATCGGCTTGAAGGACTGGTGCGAACATCTTCGCGCCAGCAATGACGATTACATGGCCATCATGGCAGAGGCTGTCGCCGACAGACTTGCTGAAGCATTTGCAGAGTGTCTGCATAAATGTGTCCGTGAGGAGTGGGGCTATGGCCGCAGCGAGAAGCTCAGCAACGATGACTTGATCCACGAGAAATATCGCGGTATCCGGCCGGCTCCAGGCTATCCGGCTTGTCCCGACCATACGGAGAAGGGAACAATCTGGGAACTGCTGGATGTAGAAAAGAACACCGGGATCCAGATTACGGAGTCTTTTGCGATGTGGCCCGGGTCGAGCATCAGCGGGCTTTACTTCGCTCACCCGGAATCGCGCTATTTCAGCCTGGGTAAGATCGACCGTGACCAGGTAGCGGACTACCATGAACGGAAGGGCATGACCGTTGCCGAGGTCGAGCGCTGGCTCAGTCAGAGCCTGAATTACGACCCTCAGCAAGGGTGA
- a CDS encoding NuoI/complex I 23 kDa subunit family protein has product MSIIRNAAAIAKGMSVTLKEAFQPTEVENYPDGKGPMRGAKFQERFRGKHQLQRDENGLEKCVACFLCAAACPSNCIYIEAAENTAEHRISSAERYAKVYNIDYNRCIFCGYCVEACPTDAITHGHGFELASLNATTLVMRKEDLLVPGPHVPDVVQSDKDKAEVLA; this is encoded by the coding sequence ATGTCCATCATTCGCAATGCCGCTGCTATCGCCAAAGGAATGAGCGTTACTCTGAAGGAAGCCTTTCAGCCGACTGAGGTTGAGAACTATCCGGACGGCAAAGGACCGATGCGCGGCGCGAAGTTTCAAGAGCGGTTCCGTGGCAAACACCAGCTTCAACGCGATGAGAATGGCCTGGAGAAGTGTGTAGCCTGCTTTCTATGTGCGGCTGCTTGTCCTTCCAATTGTATTTATATCGAAGCTGCTGAGAATACAGCCGAGCATCGCATCTCGAGCGCAGAGCGTTACGCCAAGGTCTACAACATCGACTACAACCGCTGCATCTTTTGTGGTTACTGCGTAGAGGCTTGCCCAACGGACGCAATTACACATGGACACGGTTTTGAGCTGGCATCGCTGAATGCGACGACGCTTGTGATGCGCAAGGAAGACCTGCTGGTTCCTGGTCCACATGTTCCCGATGTTGTGCAGTCGGATAAGGACAAGGCAGAGGTTCTGGCCTAA
- a CDS encoding response regulator, which yields MENELTKPTILHVCNREMLLPLRDQILRISGFDVDSTLHMKDALHMFWAKHYDLVLIDVEGESGIHAAETLCSEIKTAQSEQRVAFVCNWRVAIMTDCPDEILRTEFDPAAFVDGVRDIFNEQK from the coding sequence ATGGAAAACGAGCTTACAAAACCTACAATTTTGCATGTATGCAACCGAGAGATGTTGCTGCCGCTGCGGGACCAAATTCTTCGCATCTCAGGCTTTGACGTGGACTCGACCCTGCATATGAAAGATGCACTACACATGTTCTGGGCAAAACACTATGACCTGGTGCTCATCGACGTTGAGGGGGAATCGGGGATTCATGCCGCTGAGACTCTTTGCTCCGAGATAAAAACGGCGCAATCAGAGCAGAGAGTAGCTTTTGTCTGCAACTGGCGGGTGGCGATCATGACCGACTGTCCGGACGAAATTCTGCGCACCGAATTTGACCCTGCGGCTTTTGTCGATGGAGTTCGCGACATTTTTAACGAACAGAAGTAG